The following coding sequences are from one Venturia canescens isolate UGA chromosome 5, ASM1945775v1, whole genome shotgun sequence window:
- the LOC122411156 gene encoding uncharacterized protein isoform X2 has translation MNEKSKTCPECRQKVVESKVSKIYLHYASNDSILEITSSLQAEIAGLNHELLIKEIEIIESNSNNTKLSTLLKSKESELRRLEADLWIAREHNSLWKNHAQVEMAEHNVAKKEVSRLTKELNDMKSSQTVAEECWNKISNMFRGIGDHETILKMIADSQSELMSNTTSRYDFERSVERLEEEIEIELDSANRILSTEQLSRKRQLEQDLACSEIEKIALRQRIKELEEKVEESVEITDERLADRNEPLRKKLKVSAVSFDVIDLTKEPVDALVDLTEDDDVII, from the exons ATGAACGAAAA ATCCAAAACCTGTCCGGAGTGTCGTCAAAAAGTAGTAGAAAGCAAAGTCAGCAAGATTTATCTACATTATGCCAGCAACGACAGTATCCTGGAGATTACATCTTCGCTGCAGGCTGAAATAGCCGGTCTCAACCATGAGCTCCTTAtcaaagaaattgaaattattgaaagcaATTCAAACAACACAAAATTGTCGACTTTGCTCAAATCAAAGGAAAGCGAATTAAGGAGACTCGAAGCTGATCTTTGGATCGCAAGAGAACACAACAGCCTATGGAAAAATCATGCGCAAGTGGAAATGGCAGAGCATAATGTTGCAAAAAAAGAAGTATCTCGACTGACAAAAGAATTGAATGACATGAAGAG ctCTCAAACTGTAGCTGAAGAATGTtggaacaaaatttcaaacatgtTTCGTGGCATAGGAGAtcacgaaacgattttgaaaatgataGCCGACTCGCAGAG CGAGTTGATGAGCAATACCACCAGTCGCTATGATTTTGAACGATCTGTTGAGAGACTTGAAGaagaaatcgaaattgaacTCGATTCAGCGAATCGTATTCTTTCAACAGAACAACTATCGAGGAAACG CCAACTGGAGCAAGATTTAGCGTGTAgcgaaattgagaaaatagcTCTCCGACAACGAATAAAAGAGCTGGAAGAAAAAGTCGAAGAATCAGTTGAAATAACGGATGAGCGATTGGCAGATCGGAACGAGCCACTGAGGAAAAAGTTAAAAGTGAGTGCCGTGTCGTTCGACGTTATAGATCTTACCAAAGAGCCAGTAGATGCGCTCGTAGATCTTACGGAAGATGATGACGTCATAATTTAG